The Euphorbia lathyris chromosome 2, ddEupLath1.1, whole genome shotgun sequence genome includes a window with the following:
- the LOC136217422 gene encoding uncharacterized protein: protein MMNEEAYEEMRKEMEELKEQMAKLAGLADLKGQMTQLMDIVKGKSTTETQKAPESHGAGTSSSSHGKKKDTIFIEIPRNEEVHQEAPVVPDLDDVKIRDELRKFATERSLLEERLKAIKGVNGTTDATTLCLVSDIVIPYKFKSPEFEKFRGASCPQTHMTMYCNKMAAYASNDKLLMHIFQESLKGPALRWYTQLDRAHIRKWKDLADAFMKQYKHNMDMAPNREDLRTMEKKDSETFKEYAQKWRDKAAEVIPPLSDKEMISSFLDTLKPPFYNMMLANTTGSFSDFAVAGERIEQAIRKGKLESSSPDKNAFRKGIVGKKKEEETHMIHGYPSTEYSNFSQGPSAFTPNIPQNGFIAHAAGGSQQRNWNNTSNQGNNFSQNTMARRPQEPIDPIPITYAELLPQLLQSRQVSISPIEPMAPPYPKWYDANAKCEYHAGVLGHNIENCTAFKRKVQQLVKAGWLKFNQRDQKPDVNKNPLPNHDAKVVNAVTNDDRCLVKTKVEEIMMPMEHLYRIMCKIGLLEEHPEGRTTCSYHAEKVGHLITECDQFKQKVQECMDAKMLIFEASSQRVAGVNMVQREESSLPVPIVINYDGRQPSLVGDLESTFMTKLIIQAPTPFPFESTRAVPWKYDSMVVPQNCSTSHVEGLADISGTTGMTRSGRCFTSEEVEKRRRENTERRRKGKAKEGDTVEDPLEKEFDTSDKSSTKEIVTEDEACEFLKLVKQSEYRVIEQLNQIPARISLLSLIMSSTSHRAALLKILDQAYICHDISVENLNNIVGNVVASNYLTFTDDEIPMEGTGHTKALHISVKCKDHAVARVLIDDGSSLNIMPRSTLARLPVDSSYIKPSNVLVRAFDGTKREVIGDVELPIQIGPVTFNIAFQVMDITPAYSLLLGRPWIHSAGAIPSSLHQKIKFIVNGKLIEVSGEEDILISKCHSMPYIDVAEESIESSFQTFEVASAAYTTKGPQIFMPRHSKAVMAMARSSDEVFDNHDNYEPIGNFDNSVYEMDFEGEIEEEIPTEIERMLEAEKKTMEPQVEALEVVNLGMEKEPREVKINGTLDQDIKERLASLLKEYKDVFAWSYEDMPGLNTDIVVHKLPLKPESKPVKQKLRKMKPETLLKIKEEVKKQFDAGFLAVSNYSEWVANVVPVPKKDGKVRMCVDYRDLNRGSPKDNFPLPHIDVLVDNTAGYHMLSLMDGFSGYSQILMDMLDREKTTFVTLWGTFCYKVMPFGLKNAGATYQRAMVTIFHDMMHKEMEVYVDDMVAKSRANEDHVVVLRKVFERLRKFQIRLNPSKCVFGITSGKLLGFIVSRRGIEVDPDKIKAILEMPPLKSEKEVRGFLGKLNYIARFIAQLTSTCEPIFKLLRKCNPSKWNPDCQKSLDKIKEYLQNPSILQPVNPDKPLLLYLTAHDNSMGALLAQHDETKKKEHAIYYVSKKFTDCESRYSPLEKTCAALAWASQRLRHYMLNNTTCLISRMDPVKFIFEKPALTGRLARWQVLLSEYDIVYVAQKAIKGSVIANFLADYLVEHDHPMEVSFPDEDIVAVEIDENPLNVWTMRFDGASNAMGHGIGVVLVSPEGQHFPITARLCFQNTNNTAEYEACALGVRAALEMGIKNLKVYGDSALVINQLNGEWETRDSKLIPYQEHIQEMIKSFHFIKFEHVSRLENQMADALATLASAFELEKCQKLPAIEIKLHEDQAYCGNIEQEADGKPWYHDIKNYIQEQIYPQGATNNDKRAIRRLATSFFLSGDILYKRNHDTTLIRCVCFPYNQQLVEEVHEGFCGTHLGGHALARKILRMGYYWIKMESDCIKYVRKCHKCQIYADDMNAPSEQLHVMVAPWPFSMWGLDVIGPIEPKASNGHRFILVAIDYFTKWVEAASYASVTRTVVTKFMKNNIVCRYGLPERIITDNAKNFNNKTMEEMCMHFKIKHHNSTPYRPKMNGAVEAANKNIKKIVQKMALTYKDWHEMLPFALHGYRTTARTSTGATPFSLVYGMEAVLPVEVEIPSLRIMMEAGIEDSEWAQKRYDQLNFIEEKRLTAICHGQLYQRRLIKSYGKKVRPRQFREGELVLKKIILKNLDPRGKWTPKYEGPYVVKRAFTGGALTLTNMDGNELPNPVNSDSVKKYFA from the exons GAGGCATATGAAGAAATGAGGAAAGAAATGGAAGAGTTAAAGGAACAAATGGCTAAGTTGGCTGGGCTAGCAGATCTAAAGGGTCAAATGACTCAACTAATGGATATTGTGAAAGGAAAATCAACAACAGAGACTCAAAAAGCGCCTGAATCACACGGCGCTGGGACCTCTTCTTCCTCTCacgggaaaaagaaagatactatttttattgaaataccGAGGAATGAAGAGGTTCATCAAGAAGCACCCGTCGTCCCAGATCTTGACGACGtaaaaataagggatgaattgAGAAAGTTTGCTACTGAAAGGAGTCTGCTGGAAGAAAGGTTGAAGGCCATCAAAGGGGTCAATGGAACCACAGACGCTACGACACTTTGTCTGGTTTCAGATATCGTGATACCCTACAAATTCAAATCTCCCGAATTTGAGAAGTTTAGAGGGGCTTCTTGTCCACAAACTCATATGACAATGTACTGCAACAAGATGGCAGCCTACGCCAGCAATGATAAGCTTTTAATGCATATTTTTCAAGAAAGCCTTAAGGGGCCGGCATTAAGGTGGTATACCCAACTTGATCGAGCTCATATTCGCAAATGGAAAGACTTAGCAGACGCTTTCATGAAGCAATACAAACACAACATGGATATGGCCCCTAATAGAGAGGATCTGAGGACCATGGAGAAAAAAGATTCTGAAACCTTCAAGGAGTATGCCCAGAAATGGAGAGACAAGGCGGCAGAGGTGATCCCACCTTTGTCCGATAAAGAAATGATATCTAGCTTTTTGGATACTCTTAAACCACCCTTTTACAACATGATGTTAGCCAACACAACTGGGAGCTTTTCTGATTTTGCTGTGGCGGGAGAAAGGATAGAGCAGGCCATACGAAAGGGAAAATTAGAGAGTAGTTCGCCAGACAAGAATGCTTTTCGGAAGGGTATCgtaggaaaaaagaaagaagaggagACACATATGATTCACGGGTATCCATCTACAGAATATTCTAACTTCTCTCAGGGACCAAGCGCTTTCACCCCAAACATACCTCAAAATGGGTTTATTGCACACGCCGCAGGGGGTTCGCAACAAAGGAATTGGAACAATACTTCCAATCAGGGGAATAACTTTTCCCAAAACACCATGGCCAGGAGACCCCAGGAGCCGATTGATCCAATTCCTATCACGTATGCTGAACTGCTTCCCCAACTACTCCAAAGCAGACAGGTGTCAATTAGTCCTATAGAACCCATGGCACCGCCATATCCTAAATGGTACGATGCTAATGCCAAGTGTGAATACCATGCGGGAGTGTTAGGGCATAATATCGAAAATTGCACTGCTTTTAAGAGAAAAGTTCAGCAACTGGTCAAAGCGGGATGGTTAAAGTTCAATCAACGAGATCAGAAACCAGACGTGAATAAGAATCCACTTCCTAACCATGATGCAAAGGTAGTGAATGCGGTGACGAATGATGATCGTTGCTTGGTCAAGACCAAAGTAGAGGAAATAATGATGCCAATGGAACACTTATACCGCATAATGTGCAAAATAGGACTACTCGAGGAACATCCTGAAGGGAGAACCACATGTAGCTATCACGCGGAGAAAGTGGGACACCTAATCACGGAATGCGATCAGTTCAAGCAAAAGGTCCAAGAATGTATGGATGCGAAGATGTTAATTTTTGAGGCATCGAGTCAGAGAGTAGCAGGTGTGAACATGGTGCAAAGGGAGGAATCATCATTGCCGGTTCCTATAGTGATTAACTATGATGGAAGGCAACCATCTCTCGTTGGGGATCTTGAATCTACTTTCATGACAAAGTTGATCATTCAGGCTCCAACTCCTTTCCCATTTGAGAGTACACGGGCAGTACCTTGGAAGTATGATAGTATGGTAGTACCACAAAATTGTAGTACCAGTCACGTGGAGGGTTTGGCTGACATTTCTGGAACGACGGGAATGACTAGGAGTGGCCGGTGTTTCACATCAGAGGAAGTAGAAAAGAGACGTCGAGAAAATACAGAAAGGcgtagaaaaggaaaagcaaAAGAGGGTGATACGGTAGAGGACCCTTTGGAGAAAGAATTCGATACCTCAGATAAGTCATCCACTAAGGAAATTGTTACGGAGGATGAAGCTTGTGAATTCCTAAAGTTGGTAAAGCAAAGCGAGTACAGAGTGATTGAACAATTGAACCAAATACCGGCTCGCATATCCTTATTGTCATTGATAATGTCGTCAACATCCCATAGAGCAGCTTTACTCAAGATTTTGGACCAGGCATATATATGCCATGATATATCGGTGGAGAACCTGAATAATATAGTAGGTAATGTGGTAGCATCCAACTATCTCACCTTTACAGATGATGAAATACCGATGGAGGGTACGGGGCACACCAAGGCGCTGCATATCTCTGTTAAATGCAAGGATCACGCTGTTGCAAGGGTGTTGATTGATGATGGGTCATCCCTCAATATCATGCCCAGATCGACTTTAGCTCGATTGCCCGTGGATAGTTCATACATAAAGCCTAGCAACGTTCTAGTCAGGGCTTTCGATGGAACTAAAAGAGAGGTGATAGGTGATGTGGAGTTGCCAATTCAAATTGGACCAGTGACATTCAACATCGCCTTTCAAGTCATGGACATCACCCCTGCATATAGTTTGTTGCTTGGAAGACCCTGGATCCATTCTGCAGGAGCGATCCCGTCTTCGTTACATCAAAAGATCAAGTTCATAGTGAATGGGAAGCTAATAGAGGTATCTGGGGAGGAGGATATCTTGATAAGCAAATGCCATTCGATGCCTTACATCGACGTCGCCGAAGAGTCAATCGAAAGCTCATTTCAGACCTTCGAGGTTGCAAGCGCAGCCTATACTACCAAAGGGCCGCAAATTTTTATGCCCCGACACTCTAAGGCAGTAATGGCAATGGCCAG GAGCAGTGATGAGGTATTTGACAATCATGATAATTATGAACCAATTGGCAATTTCGATAATTCGGTCTATGAAATGGACTTTGAAGGAGAAATTGAGGAAGAAATCCCTACAGAAATTGAAAGGATGTTAGAAGCAGAAAAGAAAACCATGGAACCACAAGTTGAGGCCCTAGAAGTAGTAAACTTAGGGATGGAAAAGGAGCCCAGAGAAGTTAAGATAAATGGAACTTTGGACCAAGACATCAAAGAAAGGCTAgcaagcttattaaaggaataTAAGGATGTGTTCGCATGGTCGTATGAAGATATGCCCGGTCTAAATACAGACATTGTGGTGCATAAGTTACCGCTAAAACCTGAATCCAAACCGGTGAAacaaaaattgagaaaaatgaaGCCGGAAACattgttaaaaataaaagaggaggtgaagaagcaatTTGATGCTGGCTTTTTAGCGGTATCTAATTATTCAGAATGGGTTGCAAATGTGGTACCAGTTCCAAAAAAGGATGGAAAGGTAAGGATGTGCGTAGATTACAGGGATTTGAATCGAGGCAGTCCGAAAGATAACTTTCCGTTACCCCACATTGACGTATTGGTGGATAACACCGCCGGGTACCATATGTTATCCTTGATGGATGGATTTTCAGGCTACAGCCAGATCTTGATGGATATGCTAGATAGAGAAAAAACAACTTTCGTAACCCTGTGGGGAACCTTCTGTTACAAGGTGATGCCGTTTGGGTTAAAGAACGCAGGGGCAACGTACCAAAGGGCGATGGTCACTATATTCCATGACATGATGCATAAGGAAATGGAGGTATACGTGGATGATATGGTAGCAAAATCGCGAGCAAATGAAGATCACGTGGTCGTACTAAGGAAAGTCTTTGAGCGACTCCGGAAATTTCAAATACGACTAAACCCTTCGAAGTGCGTGTTCGGCATTACTTCTGGAAAGCTCCTAGGATTCATTGTGAGTAGAAGAGGGATTGAAGTTGACCCAGACAAAATCAAGGCGATACTTGAGATGCCTCCcctaaaatcggaaaaagaaGTGAGAGGTTTCCTAGGGAAGTTGAACTATATAGCTCGTTTCATAGCTCAATTAACTTCGACCTGCGAGCCGATCTTCAAGTTACTAAGGAAGTGCAATCCTTCCAAATGGAATCCGGATTGTCAAAAATCCCTTGACAAGATAAAAGAATACTTGCAAAATCCATCGATATTGCAGCCCGTTAATCCGGATAAGCCGTTGTTGCTCTACTTAACGGCGCACGATAATTCCATGGGTGCACTCTTGGCACAACATGACGAAACAAAGAAAAAAGAGCATGCCATTTACTATGTCAGTAAAAAATTCACCGACTGCGAATCCAGATATTCCCCTCTAGAAAAGACTTGTGCGGCATTAGCCTGGGCGTCTCAGAGATTGAGACATTACATGCTAAATAATACTACGTGTTTGATCTCCAGGATGGACCCGGTTAAGTTCATCTTCGAAAAACCTGCATTAACGGGAAGGTTGGCCAGGTGGCAAGTCTTATTGTCTGAATATGACATTGTATATGTGGCTCAAAAGGCAATAAAGGGCTCGGTGATCGCGAATTTTCTCGCTGATTACCTCGTGGAACATGACCACCCGATGGAGGTGTCCTTCCCAGATGAAGACATTGTGGCTGTCGAGATAGATGAAAATCCCCTTAATGTGTGGACAATGAGGTTCGATGGAGCGTCCAACGCCATGGGTCATGGGATAGGGGTAGTTTTGGTATCACCAGAAGGTCAACACTTCCCTATCACAGCAAGACTATGTTTTCAGAATACCAACAATACGGCTGAGTATGAAGCATGCGCTTTAGGAGTCCGAGCTGCGTTAGAAATgggaataaaaaatttgaaagtttatggagattcggcTTTAGTCATCAACCAGCTTAATGGGGAGTGGGAAACTCGAGATAGTAAACTCATCCCATATCAAGAGCATATACAAGAAATGATCAAAAGTTTCCATTTCATCAAATTTGAACATGTATCCCGATTGGAAAACCAAATGGCAGACGCATTAGCAACCTTAGCCTCCGCATTTGAACTAGAGAAATGTCAAAAACTACCGGCCATCGAGATTAAGTTGCATGAAGACCAGGCCTATTGTGGGAATATAGAACAGGAGGCCGATGGGAAACCATGGTATCATGATATCAAGAACTACATACAGGAACAGATCTACCCCCAGGGGGCAACTAATAATGATAAGAGGGCGATAAGAAGATTGGCTACAAGTTTCTTCCTAAGCGGAGACATCTTATATAAAAGGAATCACGATACCACTTTAATCCGATGTGTATGCTTTCCTTACAATCAGCAGCTAGTGGAAGAGGTACATGAAGGGTTCTGCGGAACCCACCTCGGAGGACATGCTTTGGCTAGGAAGATCTTAAGGATGGGGTACTATTGGATCAAGATGGAATCTGATTGCATCAAATATGTCCGAAAGTGCCACAAATGCCAAATTTACGCAGATGACATGAACGCGCCATCCGAACAGCTCCATGTAATGGTGGCACCTTGGCCTTTTTCAATGTGGGGTTTGGATGTCATTGGGCCTATCGAACCAAAGGCTTCGAATGGCCATCGTTTCATCCTCGTCGCCATTGactatttcaccaaatgggttgAAGCTGCATCTTACGCTAGTGTAACCAGAACAGTGGTAACGAAGTTCATGAAAAATAACATCGTCTGCAGATATGGATTACCCGAGCGCATCATTACGGATAACGCGAAAAACTTCAACAACAAAACCATGGAAGAAATGTGTATGCATTTCAAAATTAAACATCACAATTCCACGCCTTACAGACCGAAAATGAATGGCGCTGTTGAAGCCGCAAACAAAAACATCAAAAAAATCGTGCAAAAGATGGCCTTGACTTACAAAGATTGGCATGAGATGTTACCATT